In one Tachysurus fulvidraco isolate hzauxx_2018 chromosome 16, HZAU_PFXX_2.0, whole genome shotgun sequence genomic region, the following are encoded:
- the LOC113648052 gene encoding uncharacterized protein LOC113648052 isoform X3, translating to MDDYDELESAMLNISPSKLQLLLPSAALSITPPPDTKQPPPVKAPALTAQKTPVALPKELMFLVPEQSASTLSTRPVSTAADISATDRSPVCRTAIIEECGKDENLSSSDNTSCSVLCTAEASHDSLTSALGSSVCSPPPLQQTSTTVSRGPPPQPLDYDYGVREWKCSHQQKIWIKTELESMGLWPGSPPVSNPMKTESLWRLPPQPELIETISDLPSPKHFQLHPFFIWKPENDTLMRRLRNSYALPCIDGCRQTNVTSAGIGRPRVIVGLTGQYYLFSSRLCCKVCKKRWYADNPQWLEKLPKRFTNLMPAVLTYKKAICKSLLDELRRTGKSPTDMANQVMEMMHLKYERANLAYLLTCQSVLDSEADKYGQKSITGFIRKETQPAPFGDYDDIDGWNGLCVSAHYLTDCLLHEYQRQKEAITKLLQGTFGQAFRSDHTRKVARKVTFTSGTMSSYAIMNEHWMVVSWVMVQSETEKSLEPMYQGLAHRYGMAGVEKAQYQWEDRDCCAAYRVPDPEKSEHLNWDAWQTVDTVILEATSGVLQNTCASRSQINENIVIKLDLFQCLRRLLCGCVSGHHALYSSFAKFLSAAFCVVDQEDMQKLKNAYAFCGIQPANPTKQHIREHCRTKIPQPDELLKRVEGVMKLFHLASDPNGVPLYKPSMLKTWRIQRVHILRGCISDPEVSGEILYRHGGTIQLNHVQGEGAKVDVWIPIRGTSQQEGYHFHQAQWVTGTRVSSELFQAQSMTGVARWNFQRLVDLKIPGVRLPGVFDPLLIGDLNTASARVLGTAKYPVLQVCTEDTGERFGLEYVEPGCRPVVLDWEKHKSKTTQAFSPADQGSMPTAQSADHPGELEVTSRPQLVSEFAPLHSSLDSAHLELQSEPESTGTLPVPSLSSSHGAHAEPGSKPETTYTPPPPMLSSHSSTFYTF from the exons ATGGATGATTATGACGAGTTAGAGAGTGCGATGCTGAACATCTCCCCCTCCAAGCTACAGTTGCTGT TGCCTTCTGCTGCCCTCTCCATAACACCACCTCCTGACACCAAGCAACCGCCACCAGTCAAAG cACCAGCCTTGACAGCTCAGAAAACGCCCGTGGCCCTTCCCAAAGAGCTGATGTTTCTTGTCCCGGAACAATCAGCTTCCACACTATCTACAAGACCGGTTTCAACTGcag CAGACATCAGCGCCACAGACCGCTCTCCAGTCTGCAGGACAGCTATAATTGAGGAATGTGGCAAAGATG aaaatctCTCATCTTCAGATAACACTTCATGTAGTGTTCTTTGTACAGCTGAGGCATCACATG ACTCATTAACCTCTGCCCTTGGCTCTTCAGTGTGCAGCCCTCCTCCTCTGCAACAGACATCTACAA CCGTTTCTAGAGGCCCTCCTCCACAACCTCTTGACTACGATTATGGTGTCCGTGAGTGGAAGTGTTCGCATCAGCAGAAGATCTGGATTAAGACAGAGCTGGAATCCATGGGTCTATGGCCAGGCTCACCCCCTGTGAGCAACCCCATGAAGACAGAGTCTCTGTGGCGTTTGCCGCCTCAGCCAGAACTGATCGAAACCATCTCTGATCTACCGTCCCCCAAACATTTCCAGCTTCAtccattttttatttggaaGCCTGAAAATGACACCTTGATGCGTAGACTAAGGAATAGCTATGCTCTGCCATGCATTGACGGGTGTAGGCAGACAAATGTTACGTCTGCTGGAATTGGTAGGCCTCGTGTGATCGTGGGCCTCACAGGTCAGTACTACCTGTTCTCATCACGATTGTGTTGCAAAGTCTGCAAAAAACGATGGTATGCAGACAACCCACAGTGGCTGGAAAAGCTCCCCAAAAGGTTTACTAATTTAATGCCTGCGGTTCTTACTTATAAGAAAGCCATCTGTAAGTCTCTGTTGGATGAGCTACGGCGTACAGGTAAATCGCCCACAGACATGGCCAACCAGGTGATGGAAATGATGCACCTCAAATACGAGCGTGCGAACTTGGCCTACCTTCTGACTTGCCAGAGTGTCCTGGACTCTGAGGCAGACAAGTACGGGCAGAAGAGCATCACCGGTTTCATAAGAAAGGAAACTCAGCCTGCTCCCTTCGGTGATTATGATGATATTGATGGATGGaatggcctctgtgtgtctgctcACTATCTTACTGACTGCCTCCTCCATGAGTACCAGCGCCAGAAGGAAGCCATTACAAAGCTTTTACAGGGAACCTTTGGGCAAGCATTCCGCTCAGACCACACCCGGAAGGTGGCCAGGAAAGTCACATTTACATCTGGCACTATGTCATCATATGCCATCATGAACGAACACTGGATGGTCGTATCATGGGTGATGGTGCAGTCTGAGACGGAAAAGTCATTAGAACCCATGTACCAGGGGCTGGCTCATCGGTACGGGATGGCAGGAGTGGAGAAGGCACAGTACCAGTGGGAAGACAG gGATTGCTGTGCAGCATACAGAGTGCCAGACCCTGAAAAATCAGAACACCTGAACTGGGATGCTTGGCAGACAGTGGATACCGTTATTCTGGAGGCAACATCTGGTGTTCTCCAAAACACATGTGCGTCAAGGTCCCAAATCAATGAGAACATAGTGATCAAACTTGATCTATTTCAGTGTCTGAGGCGCTTACTTTGCGGATGTGTATCAGGGCATCACGCCCTGTACAGCTCCTTCGCCAAGTTCTTGTCTGCCGCTTTCTGTGTAGTAGATCAGGAGGACATGCAGAAGCTAAAGAATGCCTATGCATTTTGTGGGATTCAGCCTGCCAACCCCACCAAGCAACACATTCGGGAACATTGCAGAACAAAGATCCCTCAGCCGGACGAACTTCTCAAGCGGGTTGAAGGTGTTATGAAGCTCTTCCATTTGGCATCCGATCCAAATGGTGTTCCCCTGTACAAACCCTCTATGCTAAAGACATGGCGTATTCAACGTGTTCACATCCTGAGAGGCTGTATCAGTGATCCTGAGGTGTCTGGTGAGATCCTGTACAGACATGGTGGAACAATTCAACTAAATCACGTCCAGGGTGAGGGGGCTAAAGTTGATGTGTGGATTCCAATAAGAGGAACGTCTCAGCAGGAGGGCTACCACTTTCACCAGGCTCAATGGGTCACTGGCACACGTGTTTCCTCTGAATTGTTTCAAGCCCAGAGCATGACCGGAGTGGCACGCTGGAACTTTCAGCGTCTGGTGGATCTGAAAATACCAGGTGTTCGGCTTCCGGGAGTGTTTGATCCGTTGCTAATTGGCGATCTTAATACTGCTTCAGCAAGGGTGTTAGGAACGGCAAAATATCCCGTCCTTCAGGTGTGCACCGAAGACACTGGAGAGAGGTTTGGGCTGGAGTATGTGGAACCTGGATGTCGCCCTGTTGTGCTGGACTGGGAAAAGCACAAGAGCAAGACCACTCAAGCTTTCAGTCCAGCTGATCAAGGAAGCATGCCCACTGCCCAGTCTGCAGACCATCCTGGTGAGCTTGAAGTGACTTCAAGACCTCAGCTAGTGTCAG aatTTGCTCCCTTGCATTCTTCATTGGATAGTGCCCATTTGGAACTACAGTCAGAACCAG AATCCACCGGTACGCTGCCTGTGCCGTCATTGTCCTCATCTCATGGTGCCCATGCAGAACCTGGGTCAAAGCCAG aaaccacatacacaccacccCCGCCCATGCTGTCCTCACATTCTAGTACTTTCTACACATTCTAG
- the LOC113648052 gene encoding uncharacterized protein LOC113648052 isoform X1 — MDDYDELESAMLNISPSKLQLLLPSAALSITPPPDTKQPPPVKAPALTAQKTPVALPKELMFLVPEQSASTLSTRPVSTAADISATDRSPVCRTAIIEECGKDENLSSSDNTSCSVLCTAEASHDSLTSALGSSVCSPPPLQQTSTTVSRGPPPQPLDYDYGVREWKCSHQQKIWIKTELESMGLWPGSPPVSNPMKTESLWRLPPQPELIETISDLPSPKHFQLHPFFIWKPENDTLMRRLRNSYALPCIDGCRQTNVTSAGIGRPRVIVGLTGQYYLFSSRLCCKVCKKRWYADNPQWLEKLPKRFTNLMPAVLTYKKAICKSLLDELRRTGKSPTDMANQVMEMMHLKYERANLAYLLTCQSVLDSEADKYGQKSITGFIRKETQPAPFGDYDDIDGWNGLCVSAHYLTDCLLHEYQRQKEAITKLLQGTFGQAFRSDHTRKVARKVTFTSGTMSSYAIMNEHWMVVSWVMVQSETEKSLEPMYQGLAHRYGMAGVEKAQYQWEDRDCCAAYRVPDPEKSEHLNWDAWQTVDTVILEATSGVLQNTCASRSQINENIVIKLDLFQCLRRLLCGCVSGHHALYSSFAKFLSAAFCVVDQEDMQKLKNAYAFCGIQPANPTKQHIREHCRTKIPQPDELLKRVEGVMKLFHLASDPNGVPLYKPSMLKTWRIQRVHILRGCISDPEVSGEILYRHGGTIQLNHVQGEGAKVDVWIPIRGTSQQEGYHFHQAQWVTGTRVSSELFQAQSMTGVARWNFQRLVDLKIPGVRLPGVFDPLLIGDLNTASARVLGTAKYPVLQVCTEDTGERFGLEYVEPGCRPVVLDWEKHKSKTTQAFSPADQGSMPTAQSADHPGELEVTSRPQLVSEFAPLHSSLDSAHLELQSEPESTGTLPVPSLSSSHGAHAEPGSKPGKLQLNRFCYQTLLKFILGHKD; from the exons ATGGATGATTATGACGAGTTAGAGAGTGCGATGCTGAACATCTCCCCCTCCAAGCTACAGTTGCTGT TGCCTTCTGCTGCCCTCTCCATAACACCACCTCCTGACACCAAGCAACCGCCACCAGTCAAAG cACCAGCCTTGACAGCTCAGAAAACGCCCGTGGCCCTTCCCAAAGAGCTGATGTTTCTTGTCCCGGAACAATCAGCTTCCACACTATCTACAAGACCGGTTTCAACTGcag CAGACATCAGCGCCACAGACCGCTCTCCAGTCTGCAGGACAGCTATAATTGAGGAATGTGGCAAAGATG aaaatctCTCATCTTCAGATAACACTTCATGTAGTGTTCTTTGTACAGCTGAGGCATCACATG ACTCATTAACCTCTGCCCTTGGCTCTTCAGTGTGCAGCCCTCCTCCTCTGCAACAGACATCTACAA CCGTTTCTAGAGGCCCTCCTCCACAACCTCTTGACTACGATTATGGTGTCCGTGAGTGGAAGTGTTCGCATCAGCAGAAGATCTGGATTAAGACAGAGCTGGAATCCATGGGTCTATGGCCAGGCTCACCCCCTGTGAGCAACCCCATGAAGACAGAGTCTCTGTGGCGTTTGCCGCCTCAGCCAGAACTGATCGAAACCATCTCTGATCTACCGTCCCCCAAACATTTCCAGCTTCAtccattttttatttggaaGCCTGAAAATGACACCTTGATGCGTAGACTAAGGAATAGCTATGCTCTGCCATGCATTGACGGGTGTAGGCAGACAAATGTTACGTCTGCTGGAATTGGTAGGCCTCGTGTGATCGTGGGCCTCACAGGTCAGTACTACCTGTTCTCATCACGATTGTGTTGCAAAGTCTGCAAAAAACGATGGTATGCAGACAACCCACAGTGGCTGGAAAAGCTCCCCAAAAGGTTTACTAATTTAATGCCTGCGGTTCTTACTTATAAGAAAGCCATCTGTAAGTCTCTGTTGGATGAGCTACGGCGTACAGGTAAATCGCCCACAGACATGGCCAACCAGGTGATGGAAATGATGCACCTCAAATACGAGCGTGCGAACTTGGCCTACCTTCTGACTTGCCAGAGTGTCCTGGACTCTGAGGCAGACAAGTACGGGCAGAAGAGCATCACCGGTTTCATAAGAAAGGAAACTCAGCCTGCTCCCTTCGGTGATTATGATGATATTGATGGATGGaatggcctctgtgtgtctgctcACTATCTTACTGACTGCCTCCTCCATGAGTACCAGCGCCAGAAGGAAGCCATTACAAAGCTTTTACAGGGAACCTTTGGGCAAGCATTCCGCTCAGACCACACCCGGAAGGTGGCCAGGAAAGTCACATTTACATCTGGCACTATGTCATCATATGCCATCATGAACGAACACTGGATGGTCGTATCATGGGTGATGGTGCAGTCTGAGACGGAAAAGTCATTAGAACCCATGTACCAGGGGCTGGCTCATCGGTACGGGATGGCAGGAGTGGAGAAGGCACAGTACCAGTGGGAAGACAG gGATTGCTGTGCAGCATACAGAGTGCCAGACCCTGAAAAATCAGAACACCTGAACTGGGATGCTTGGCAGACAGTGGATACCGTTATTCTGGAGGCAACATCTGGTGTTCTCCAAAACACATGTGCGTCAAGGTCCCAAATCAATGAGAACATAGTGATCAAACTTGATCTATTTCAGTGTCTGAGGCGCTTACTTTGCGGATGTGTATCAGGGCATCACGCCCTGTACAGCTCCTTCGCCAAGTTCTTGTCTGCCGCTTTCTGTGTAGTAGATCAGGAGGACATGCAGAAGCTAAAGAATGCCTATGCATTTTGTGGGATTCAGCCTGCCAACCCCACCAAGCAACACATTCGGGAACATTGCAGAACAAAGATCCCTCAGCCGGACGAACTTCTCAAGCGGGTTGAAGGTGTTATGAAGCTCTTCCATTTGGCATCCGATCCAAATGGTGTTCCCCTGTACAAACCCTCTATGCTAAAGACATGGCGTATTCAACGTGTTCACATCCTGAGAGGCTGTATCAGTGATCCTGAGGTGTCTGGTGAGATCCTGTACAGACATGGTGGAACAATTCAACTAAATCACGTCCAGGGTGAGGGGGCTAAAGTTGATGTGTGGATTCCAATAAGAGGAACGTCTCAGCAGGAGGGCTACCACTTTCACCAGGCTCAATGGGTCACTGGCACACGTGTTTCCTCTGAATTGTTTCAAGCCCAGAGCATGACCGGAGTGGCACGCTGGAACTTTCAGCGTCTGGTGGATCTGAAAATACCAGGTGTTCGGCTTCCGGGAGTGTTTGATCCGTTGCTAATTGGCGATCTTAATACTGCTTCAGCAAGGGTGTTAGGAACGGCAAAATATCCCGTCCTTCAGGTGTGCACCGAAGACACTGGAGAGAGGTTTGGGCTGGAGTATGTGGAACCTGGATGTCGCCCTGTTGTGCTGGACTGGGAAAAGCACAAGAGCAAGACCACTCAAGCTTTCAGTCCAGCTGATCAAGGAAGCATGCCCACTGCCCAGTCTGCAGACCATCCTGGTGAGCTTGAAGTGACTTCAAGACCTCAGCTAGTGTCAG aatTTGCTCCCTTGCATTCTTCATTGGATAGTGCCCATTTGGAACTACAGTCAGAACCAG AATCCACCGGTACGCTGCCTGTGCCGTCATTGTCCTCATCTCATGGTGCCCATGCAGAACCTGGGTCAAAGCCAGGTAAATTACAGTTGAACAGATTTTGTTATCAAACACTGTTAAAATTTATTTTGGGGCACAAAGATTGA
- the LOC113648052 gene encoding uncharacterized protein LOC113648052 isoform X2 has translation MDDYDELESAMLNISPSKLQLLLPSAALSITPPPDTKQPPPVKAPALTAQKTPVALPKELMFLVPEQSASTLSTRPVSTADISATDRSPVCRTAIIEECGKDENLSSSDNTSCSVLCTAEASHDSLTSALGSSVCSPPPLQQTSTTVSRGPPPQPLDYDYGVREWKCSHQQKIWIKTELESMGLWPGSPPVSNPMKTESLWRLPPQPELIETISDLPSPKHFQLHPFFIWKPENDTLMRRLRNSYALPCIDGCRQTNVTSAGIGRPRVIVGLTGQYYLFSSRLCCKVCKKRWYADNPQWLEKLPKRFTNLMPAVLTYKKAICKSLLDELRRTGKSPTDMANQVMEMMHLKYERANLAYLLTCQSVLDSEADKYGQKSITGFIRKETQPAPFGDYDDIDGWNGLCVSAHYLTDCLLHEYQRQKEAITKLLQGTFGQAFRSDHTRKVARKVTFTSGTMSSYAIMNEHWMVVSWVMVQSETEKSLEPMYQGLAHRYGMAGVEKAQYQWEDRDCCAAYRVPDPEKSEHLNWDAWQTVDTVILEATSGVLQNTCASRSQINENIVIKLDLFQCLRRLLCGCVSGHHALYSSFAKFLSAAFCVVDQEDMQKLKNAYAFCGIQPANPTKQHIREHCRTKIPQPDELLKRVEGVMKLFHLASDPNGVPLYKPSMLKTWRIQRVHILRGCISDPEVSGEILYRHGGTIQLNHVQGEGAKVDVWIPIRGTSQQEGYHFHQAQWVTGTRVSSELFQAQSMTGVARWNFQRLVDLKIPGVRLPGVFDPLLIGDLNTASARVLGTAKYPVLQVCTEDTGERFGLEYVEPGCRPVVLDWEKHKSKTTQAFSPADQGSMPTAQSADHPGELEVTSRPQLVSEFAPLHSSLDSAHLELQSEPESTGTLPVPSLSSSHGAHAEPGSKPGKLQLNRFCYQTLLKFILGHKD, from the exons ATGGATGATTATGACGAGTTAGAGAGTGCGATGCTGAACATCTCCCCCTCCAAGCTACAGTTGCTGT TGCCTTCTGCTGCCCTCTCCATAACACCACCTCCTGACACCAAGCAACCGCCACCAGTCAAAG cACCAGCCTTGACAGCTCAGAAAACGCCCGTGGCCCTTCCCAAAGAGCTGATGTTTCTTGTCCCGGAACAATCAGCTTCCACACTATCTACAAGACCGGTTTCAACTGcag ACATCAGCGCCACAGACCGCTCTCCAGTCTGCAGGACAGCTATAATTGAGGAATGTGGCAAAGATG aaaatctCTCATCTTCAGATAACACTTCATGTAGTGTTCTTTGTACAGCTGAGGCATCACATG ACTCATTAACCTCTGCCCTTGGCTCTTCAGTGTGCAGCCCTCCTCCTCTGCAACAGACATCTACAA CCGTTTCTAGAGGCCCTCCTCCACAACCTCTTGACTACGATTATGGTGTCCGTGAGTGGAAGTGTTCGCATCAGCAGAAGATCTGGATTAAGACAGAGCTGGAATCCATGGGTCTATGGCCAGGCTCACCCCCTGTGAGCAACCCCATGAAGACAGAGTCTCTGTGGCGTTTGCCGCCTCAGCCAGAACTGATCGAAACCATCTCTGATCTACCGTCCCCCAAACATTTCCAGCTTCAtccattttttatttggaaGCCTGAAAATGACACCTTGATGCGTAGACTAAGGAATAGCTATGCTCTGCCATGCATTGACGGGTGTAGGCAGACAAATGTTACGTCTGCTGGAATTGGTAGGCCTCGTGTGATCGTGGGCCTCACAGGTCAGTACTACCTGTTCTCATCACGATTGTGTTGCAAAGTCTGCAAAAAACGATGGTATGCAGACAACCCACAGTGGCTGGAAAAGCTCCCCAAAAGGTTTACTAATTTAATGCCTGCGGTTCTTACTTATAAGAAAGCCATCTGTAAGTCTCTGTTGGATGAGCTACGGCGTACAGGTAAATCGCCCACAGACATGGCCAACCAGGTGATGGAAATGATGCACCTCAAATACGAGCGTGCGAACTTGGCCTACCTTCTGACTTGCCAGAGTGTCCTGGACTCTGAGGCAGACAAGTACGGGCAGAAGAGCATCACCGGTTTCATAAGAAAGGAAACTCAGCCTGCTCCCTTCGGTGATTATGATGATATTGATGGATGGaatggcctctgtgtgtctgctcACTATCTTACTGACTGCCTCCTCCATGAGTACCAGCGCCAGAAGGAAGCCATTACAAAGCTTTTACAGGGAACCTTTGGGCAAGCATTCCGCTCAGACCACACCCGGAAGGTGGCCAGGAAAGTCACATTTACATCTGGCACTATGTCATCATATGCCATCATGAACGAACACTGGATGGTCGTATCATGGGTGATGGTGCAGTCTGAGACGGAAAAGTCATTAGAACCCATGTACCAGGGGCTGGCTCATCGGTACGGGATGGCAGGAGTGGAGAAGGCACAGTACCAGTGGGAAGACAG gGATTGCTGTGCAGCATACAGAGTGCCAGACCCTGAAAAATCAGAACACCTGAACTGGGATGCTTGGCAGACAGTGGATACCGTTATTCTGGAGGCAACATCTGGTGTTCTCCAAAACACATGTGCGTCAAGGTCCCAAATCAATGAGAACATAGTGATCAAACTTGATCTATTTCAGTGTCTGAGGCGCTTACTTTGCGGATGTGTATCAGGGCATCACGCCCTGTACAGCTCCTTCGCCAAGTTCTTGTCTGCCGCTTTCTGTGTAGTAGATCAGGAGGACATGCAGAAGCTAAAGAATGCCTATGCATTTTGTGGGATTCAGCCTGCCAACCCCACCAAGCAACACATTCGGGAACATTGCAGAACAAAGATCCCTCAGCCGGACGAACTTCTCAAGCGGGTTGAAGGTGTTATGAAGCTCTTCCATTTGGCATCCGATCCAAATGGTGTTCCCCTGTACAAACCCTCTATGCTAAAGACATGGCGTATTCAACGTGTTCACATCCTGAGAGGCTGTATCAGTGATCCTGAGGTGTCTGGTGAGATCCTGTACAGACATGGTGGAACAATTCAACTAAATCACGTCCAGGGTGAGGGGGCTAAAGTTGATGTGTGGATTCCAATAAGAGGAACGTCTCAGCAGGAGGGCTACCACTTTCACCAGGCTCAATGGGTCACTGGCACACGTGTTTCCTCTGAATTGTTTCAAGCCCAGAGCATGACCGGAGTGGCACGCTGGAACTTTCAGCGTCTGGTGGATCTGAAAATACCAGGTGTTCGGCTTCCGGGAGTGTTTGATCCGTTGCTAATTGGCGATCTTAATACTGCTTCAGCAAGGGTGTTAGGAACGGCAAAATATCCCGTCCTTCAGGTGTGCACCGAAGACACTGGAGAGAGGTTTGGGCTGGAGTATGTGGAACCTGGATGTCGCCCTGTTGTGCTGGACTGGGAAAAGCACAAGAGCAAGACCACTCAAGCTTTCAGTCCAGCTGATCAAGGAAGCATGCCCACTGCCCAGTCTGCAGACCATCCTGGTGAGCTTGAAGTGACTTCAAGACCTCAGCTAGTGTCAG aatTTGCTCCCTTGCATTCTTCATTGGATAGTGCCCATTTGGAACTACAGTCAGAACCAG AATCCACCGGTACGCTGCCTGTGCCGTCATTGTCCTCATCTCATGGTGCCCATGCAGAACCTGGGTCAAAGCCAGGTAAATTACAGTTGAACAGATTTTGTTATCAAACACTGTTAAAATTTATTTTGGGGCACAAAGATTGA